One part of the Raphanus sativus cultivar WK10039 chromosome 7, ASM80110v3, whole genome shotgun sequence genome encodes these proteins:
- the LOC108818458 gene encoding probable splicing factor 3A subunit 1: MASSSQDDPNIDPEVRYIMEGTARLVAKHGLWLESRFLEYNVDDKRYNFLRIPNHPYLPFYRNKIVEYQNALQKQRIKPPCSSTNKVARSPVVKEIKCPEGMTPNDFGVIKLTAQFVVRYGRYFWPDLVNSVTMNPRPQFAFINASDCRFNVLLELVDAYAKILTPYWKLPGSKHNQHACKETFLQGFFNILQGKKHDEEEGVEIEIETERDVVADLHGCLDYFACSDDGKWKSPRRISAQMLSDGILDALPTDDDDAQGQPVPLSMDLDPPIPRNYPFTYPKAITRRQLGIIKVTAQFYVRYGYAFYMALKKILAIIDNSHLNSQFEFFKSQDTYSFFYRLVTVYSDVLMPSCTCPEKAVLKGFFNLLQGGNQEVDVEVVEISESSGFHSYVGALDYFANRKDQELTPHGCFSSAPIQMLQPCLPMPLPKGFGWRFLLYHCHCLRNQSQRDELNKSSALVPKDQFLVQHSV; encoded by the coding sequence ATGGCCAGTTCAAGTCAGGATGATCCAAACATTGATCCAGAAGTCAGGTATATAATGGAGGGAACTGCACGTTTGGTCGCTAAGCATGGGTTGTGGCTGGAGAGCAGGTTCTTGGAGTATAATGTGGATGATAAACGATACAACTTTCTGAGGATCCCAAACCACCCTTATCTCCCTTTTTATAGGAACAAGATTGTTGAATACCAAAATGCTCTGCAGAAACAACGTATCAAACCTCCTTGTTCTTCTACCAATAAAGTTGCACGGTCTCCAGTCGTAAAAGAAATTAAGTGTCCTGAAGGGATGACCCCCAATGATTTTGGCGTTATTAAACTCACAGCTCAGTTCGTGGTGCGGTATGGGAGGTATTTCTGGCCCGATTTGGTGAATAGTGTGACTATGAACCCGAGACCTCAATTTGCATTTATCAATGCAAGTGATTGCAGATTTAATGTTTTACTTGAGCTTGTTGATGCTTATGCTAAAATTTTAACGCCTTACTGGAAGCTGCCAGGGAGTAAACATAACCAACATGCTTGCAAAGAGACATTTCTCCAAGGGTTTTTCAATATTCTTCAAGGGAAAAAGCATGATGAGGAGGAGGGAGtagagatagagatagagaCAGAGAGGGATGTTGTTGCTGATCTGCATGGATGTCTTGACTATTTTGCTTGTAGTGATGATGGAAAGTGGAAATCCCCTAGACGCATTTCAGCACAAATGCTGTCTGATGGTATACTTGATGCTCTACcaactgatgatgatgatgcacaAGGCCAACCCGTTCCTCTATCTATGGATCTTGATCCTCCAATACCTCGTAATTATCCATTTACATATCCTAAAGCGATCACACGTAGGCAGCTTGGTATTATCAAGGTCACAGCGCAGTTTTATGTGAGGTATGGGTATGCATTCTACATGGCCTTGAAAAAGATACTGGCTATAATCGACAACTCTCATCTAAACTCTCAGTTTGAGTTTTTCAAGTCACAAGATACGTACAGCTTTTTCTATCGGCTTGTTACTGTTTATTCCGACGTATTAATGCCTTCGTGTACTTGTCCGGAGAAAGCTGTCCTCAAGGGTTTCTTCAATCTTCTTCAAGGGGGAAATCAGGAGGTAGATGTGGAAGTAGTGGAGATATCCGAGAGTAGTGGTTTTCACTCTTACGTGGGTGCGCTTGACTATTTTGCTAACAGGAAGGATCAAGAGTTGACACCACATGGATGTTTTTCTTCGGCACCAATACAAATGCTGCAGCCTTGTTTGCCTATGCCGCTTCCAAAGGGATTTGGGTGGCGTTTCCTTCTCTACCACTGCCACTGTTTGAGGAACCAGAGCCAAAGAGACGAGCTTAATAAGTCGTCAGCACTTGTTCCAAAAGACCAGTTTCTCGTTCAACATTCGGTTTAA
- the LOC108814721 gene encoding protection of telomeres protein 1b has protein sequence MIDMEIRDDDYKYLRVQDAFKALHLNVSLIGVIVELGFPTASDCSCTLKIVDPWHSGSGLPVKFIARTSRAIPRVESIGDIIILSRVKIVLVNRKITALCNEKSSSFALFDGKHGEDPVPYQSSAKFQMGEQDENFLSNLREWIITYKFDDESCCFTSLKDIKEGEYSNLNCQIVHVSKDDKDRSYIFVWDGTEMPPCSFVVKSERLPLCVEPEMLPTHVLRNFPTFGSVLRIIVDNVAEKQAIQCLRPGQHVKFLNLFFQINLGLWNAAFSPSTKMQYTMSREMQSFTPQREKFSSRWNPITRCISNTFHSGITGVAHEDAPFVSLMDMLTYNSVTAKFRCVVRFIQVFPRDVRRFHDLNGKFKLLAILEDATARVHASLYADEGEKFFGCDPADEEALVKKLDTLLGGDEMNQAPKNPPWVQCCLFSFYRNKNDQWGSRRFRIFDTWINALNQ, from the exons ATGATAGACATGGAGATTAGGGATGATGACTACAAATACCTGAGAGTCCAAGACGCTTTCAAGGCATTGCATCTCAACGTTAGCCTCATCGGAGTCATCGTCGAGTTAGGGTTTCCCACTGCCTCTG ATTGTTCATGCACGTTGAAAATCGTCGATCCATGGCACTCTGGATCTGGCCTTCCTGTAAAGTTCATCGCTCGTACCAGTCGAGCGATTCCTCGAGTCGAATCGATTGGGGATATAATCATCCTCTCCCGTGTGAAG ATTGTGCTTGTTAACCGGAAAATCACAGCTCTCTGCAATGAGAAATCTTCGTCGTTTGCTTTATTCGACGGGAAGCACGGCGAGGATCCTGTACCTTACCAGTCGTCAGCTAAGTTTCAGATGGGAGAACAGGATGAGAACTTCTTATCAAATCTCAGAGAATGGATTATCACTTACAAGTTTGACGATG AGTCTTGTTGTTTCACATCCCTGAAAGATATCAAAGAAGGGGAATATTCGAATCTTAATTGCCAG ATTGTTCACGTTTCCAAGGACGATAAAGATAGGTCTTACATCTTTGTTTGGGATGGAACTGAGATGCCACCGTGCAGTTTTGTGGTAAA GTCAGAAAGGCTTCCTTTATGCGTTGAACCAGAGATGCTGCCTACTCATGTGTTACGGAATTTTCCTACTTTTGGTTCAGTCCTGAGGATCATTGTAGATAATGTTGCTGAGAAGCAGGCCATTCAGTGTCTTCGACCTGGTCAACACGTGAAGTTTCTGAACCTTTTCTTCCAAATAAATCTGGGATTATGGAACGCTGCTTTTAGTCCCTCTACAAAGATGCAGTACACAATGAGCAGAGAAATGCAATCCTTCACACCTCAAAG AGAAAAGTTCTCATCGAGATGGAACCCCATCACACGCTGTATTAGTAATACCTTTCACTCAGGAATCACAG GGGTTGCGCATGAGGACGCTCCGTTTGTTTCTCTGATGGACATGCTGACCTATAACAGT GTGACTGCTAAATTCAGGTGTGTTGTTCGGTTCATTCAAGTGTTTCCCAGAGATGTCAGAAGGTTCCACGATTTGAACGGAAAATTCAAACTTCTAGCTATACTAGAAGATGCAACCGCCAGAGTCCACGCTTCTCTGTATGCTGATGAAGGG GAGAAGTTTTTCGGGTGTGACCCAGCTGATGAAGAGGCTCTGGTCAAGAAGCTGGATACATTGTTGGGAGGGGATGAGATGAACCAAGCTCCAAAAAATCCTCCATGGGTGCAATGTTGCCTGTTCTCTTTTTACAGAAACAAAAATGATCAATGGGGAAGCAGAAGATTCCGTATATTTGATACATGGATCAACGCATTAAATCAATGA